The following coding sequences are from one Gossypium raimondii isolate GPD5lz chromosome 4, ASM2569854v1, whole genome shotgun sequence window:
- the LOC105780463 gene encoding protein trichome birefringence-like 14: MKGGDGFRTTGKKISVALLALVLMPFLLWDWETNPFVYTHESTQYRSNTPPGIAPACIHCDPNYSTESMKPAEMKTDGDKYQSLEKEEGKEPMENGDDFEAEIIDRSLVNGTASVDTKVCNYARGRWVADSRPPLYTAKCKYMERKWACRLSSRTDFSYEGYRWQSVDCQKPEFEASHFLERMKDKIVAFVGDSLSREQFESLMCMLTGGQESSDIEDVQILYAGKIHHPGWGYRFRSTNTTILYSKSTRLCDLEPINATDPNTLNAMHLDRQPAFIRENIDHLNVLVMNTAQHWRKTLVSWDNEVMYVNGAPVQDRNLMNISNAMIFKVNNIVKWLDSKLASNPNLQVFFRTKSPTHFFKGDWNTGGRCDNTIPMTRGSEVFEDESSDKVVAAAVKGTRVKLLDITALSDLRDEAHNSYYGKKSPDCLHWCLPGVPDTWNELLSAQL; this comes from the exons ATGAAAGGAGGAGATGGTTTCAGAACAACTGGAAAGAAAATCTCTGTGGCTCTGCTTGCTCTGGTTTTGATGCCCTTCTTGCTTTGGGATTGGGAGACCAATCCTTTTGTTTATACACATGAATCAACCCAATACCGGTCCAACACACCTCCTG GTATTGCCCCAGCATGCATTCATTGCGACCCAAATTACTCCACAGAGTCTATGAAGCCTGCTGAGATGAAAACTGATGGAGATAAGTATCAATCACTTGAGAAAGAAGAAGGGAAAGAGCCAATGGAAAATGGTGATGATTTTGAAGCTGAGATAATAGATCGTAGCCTTGTAAATGGGACAGCCTCAGTTGATACAAAAG TCTGTAACTATGCAAGAGGTAGATGGGTTGCTGATAGCAGGCCGCCTTTATATACTGCTAAATGCAAGTATATGGAAAGGAAGTGGGCATGCAGACTCTCCAGTCGAACAGATTTCTCCTACGAAGGTTATAGATGGCAGTCCGTAGATTGTCAAAAGCCAGAGTTTGAGGCCTCTCATTTCTTGGAAAG gATGAAAGACAAAATAGTTGCCTTTGTTGGAGATTCATTGAGCAGAGAGCAATTTGAATCCTTGATGTGCATGCTCACCGGGGGCCAAGAGAGCTCTGACATTGAAGATGTTCAAATCCTATACGCCGGAAAGATCCATCACCCTGGTTGGGGTTACCGGTTTCGGAGTACCAATACCACAATCTTGTATTCTAAGTCAACAAGACTCTGTGATCTAGAGCCTATTAATGCCACCGATCCAAACACCCTTAACGCCATGCATTTGGACCGTCAGCCAGCTTTCATTCGAGAAAACATCGATCACCTTAATGTATTAGTCATGAACACGGCTCAGCATTGGAGAAAAACGTTGGTTAGCTGGGACAACGAGGTGATGTACGTGAACGGGGCGCCTGTCCAAGACAGAAATCTCATGAACATCTCCAATGCCATGATTTTTAAAGTGAACAATATAGTAAAATGGCTTGATTCTAAGTTGGCATCGAATCCCAACTTGCAAGTTTTCTTTAGAACAAAGTCGCCAACGCACTTTTTCAAAGGCGACTGGAACACCGGCGGTAGATGCGATAACACCATTCCAATGACCAGAGGGAGTGAAGTCTTCGAAGATGAATCGAGCGACAAGGTTGTAGCTGCTGCAGTTAAGGGTACCAGGGTGAAGCTTTTGGATATAACTGCTCTATCTGATCTAAGAGATGAGGCTCACAATTCATATTATGGTAAAAAATCCCCTGACTGCTTGCATTGGTGCTTGCCTGGTGTTCCAGATACTTGGAATGAACTACTCAGTGCACAGCTCTAG